In one Dunckerocampus dactyliophorus isolate RoL2022-P2 chromosome 9, RoL_Ddac_1.1, whole genome shotgun sequence genomic region, the following are encoded:
- the dcbld2 gene encoding discoidin, CUB and LCCL domain-containing protein 2 — MEGAVMVGRGPTGAEVLVLSILVITLTTEGCWAQKGDGCGPTVLGPSSGTLSSLGYPATYPNNTVCEWEISVPPGKRVHFCFAELDIEDRDCQVNYLRLYNGIGPDRSEIAKYCGLNMKLDELIESTGNQVTVQFMSGTHHTGRGFYLSYSTTEHTDLITCLHKGSDFPEAEFSKYCPAGCLTSTGEISGTIPNGYRESSPLCLAAVHAGVVSNAVGGRISVVSSKGIPLYEGTLANNVMSTGGTLSNSLFTFRTNGCYGTLGLESGGVADIQISASSVWEWKNMAGQHSVWAPSGARLKKAGLPWAPSRCDQHQWLQVDLKRQKRITGIITTGSTLREYQYYISTYRVLYSQDGQQWLCYKEANSTQDMVFKGNINYLHEVRNNFIPPMEARYVRINPTQWHQRIAIKLELLGCQVPTARRAMEPRMFPPPRLTPSRPATTKRPRMIGKTTPPPDIRNTTMPLHTNKDVALAAVLVPVLVMVVTALILLAVCAWHCRSRKKSSEGTYDLPHWNRTDWWKSMKQLLPAKMVDADDSVRYCSSEVGRMAARGAVSRIHAEPAEYAQPLVSGVTTLGARSTFKPDEGPDPGYSDPDLYDAPISPDVYHAYAEPLPATGAEYATPIVVDMGCHPSGVQPSTGGSFAGGPTQLPAQTDSCQSGRSAYDTPKNAAAGQDAPTGDITYQVPQGAELKRGR; from the exons ATGGAAGGAGCGGTAATGGTGGGCAGGGGGCCGACAGGGGCTGAGGTTCTCGTCCTGTCGATCCTCGTCATCACCCTCACCACGGAAGGCTGCTGGGCACAGAAAG GTGATGGCTGTGGCCCCACAGTGCTGGGCCCCAGCAGCGGGACTCTCTCCTCCCTGGGTTATCCAGCGACATACCCCAACAACACGGTGTGCGAATGGGAGATCAGCGTGCCCCCAGGCAAGAGGGTCCACTTTTGCTTCGCCGAGCTGGACATCGAGGACCGCGACTGCCAGGTCAACTACCTCCGCCTGTACAACGGCATCGGACCTGACAGGAGCGAGATCG CGAAATACTGCGGCTTGAACATGAAGCTGGACGAACTCATCGAGTCAACCGGAAATCAGGTCACCGTTCAGTTCATGAGCGGGACGCATCACACTGGACGGGGCTTCTACCTGTCCTACTCCACCACCGAGCACACAG ATCTCATCACCTGCCTGCACAAAGGTAGTGATTTCCCCGAGGCTGAGTTTAG caaatacTGTCCGGCTGGATGTTTGACGTCTACGGGGGAGATTTCTGGAACGATACCAAATGGATACAGAGAG TCGTCTCCTCTGTGTTTGGCTGCCGTCCATGCGGGAGTCGTGTCCAACGCTGTGGGCGGTAGGATCAGCGTGGTGAGCAGCAAGGGCATCCCGCTGTACGAGGGCACACTGGCGAACAATGTCATGTCCACTGG AGGAACCCTGTCAAACAGTCTCTTCACCTTCAGGACGAACG GCTGTTATGGAACTCTGGGGTTAGAGTCGGGCGGCGTAGCAGACATTCAGATCTCCGCCTCATCTGTGTGGGAGTGGAAGAACATGGCCGGCCAGCACAGCGTGTGGGCGCCGTCTGGGGCGCGTCTAAAAAAGGCGGGCCTGCCTTgggcgccctcacgctgcgacCAACACCAATGGCTGCAGGTGGACCTGAAGAGACAGAAAAGGATCACTG GCATCATCACCACAGGCTCCACGCTGAGGGAGTACCAGTACTACATTTCGACATACCGTGTCCTTTACAGTCAGGACGGCCAGCAGTGGCTCTGCTACAAGGAGGCCAACTCCACCCAAGACATG GTTTTCAAAGGCAACATCAACTACCTGCACGAGGTGAGGAATAATTTCATCCCCCCCATGGAGGCGCGTTACGTGAGGATCAACCCAACACAGTGGCACCAGAGGATCGCCATCAAATTGGAGCTGCTCGGATGCCAAGTGCCTACAG CCAGGAGGGCGATGGAGCCCAGGATGTTcccgcctccccgcctcaccccTTCTCGCCCAGCGACCACAAAACGTCCACGTATGATCGGCAAGACCACCCCACCTCCGGACATTAGAAACACAACCATGCCTCTCCACACCAACAAAG ATGTGGCCCTGGCTGCCGTCCTGGTGCCCGTTTTGGTCATGGTGGTGACTGCACTCATTCTGCTTGCGGTCTGTGCTTGGCACTGCAGGAGCCG gaagaaaagctctgaagGAACATATGATCTTCCTCACTGGAATCGCACTG ACTGGTGGAAAAGTATGAAGCAGCTGCTGCCAGCCAAGATGGTGGATGCGGATGATTCGGTCCGCTACTGCAGCAGCGAGGTTGGTCGGATGGCGGCAAGAGGCGCCGTTTCACGAATACACGCAGAACCAGCAg AGTACGCCCAGCCCCTGGTGAGCGGCGTAACAACATTGGGTGCACGGTCCACCTTTAAACCAGATGAGGGTCCCGACCCGGGATACAGCGACCCTGACCTCTATGATGCCCCCATCTCACCGGATGTGTACCACGCTTACGCCGAGCCCCTGCCGGCCACAGGGGCAGAGTACGCCACACCCATTGTGGTGGATATGGGGTGCCACCCATCTGGGGTCCAACCCTCCACAGGGGGCAGTTTCGCAGGCGGGCCCACCCAGCTACCGGCACAGACAGACAGCTGCCAGTCGGGGAGGTCAGCATACGACACGCCCAAAAACGCTGCTGCCGGGCAGGATGCGCCCACCGGGGACATAACCTATCAGGTGCCTCAGGGGGCGGAGCTGAAGAGGGGGCGCTAA
- the tmem30c gene encoding transmembrane protein 30C, with translation MGPAKTGPLARRPDNSAFKQQRLPAWSPMLTASTVLPFFYFMALICLLLGVWLLLTVQSVQEVRVDYTDNGACAICHDMRKNVSNAAKTCTCKLDFHIDKTFKGDVFFYYGLQNFHQNLRRYMDSRDDGQTVGRKTNLKKPSSYCKPFATNDKGLPIAPCGAVANSIFNDTFLFKYHRSPSSEYLLPLLRKGISWYTDKNVKYRNPQTDNLSLAEVFQGTVQPPYWQKPVYELDTNDPINNGFINEDLIVWMREAAFPNFKKLYGVLHRANKPFQSGLPKGNYSVEITYNFPVQYFRGRKQVVLTTLNWFGGPNWFLPIAYLVTSSLVLLAAVTLTVVWWKFGKNGKNMEE, from the exons atggGCCCAGCCAAGACAGGACCCCTGGCCCGGAGGCCCGACAACTCGGCCTTCAAGCAGCAGCGTCTTCCTGCCTGGTCGCCCATGCTAACGGCTAGCACGGTGCTGCCTTTTTTCTACTTCATGGCTCTGATATGTTTGCTGCTGGGAGTGTGGCTGCTGCTTACTGTGCAGAGCGTACAGGAAGTCAGG GTGGACTACACAGACAATGGCGCATGTGCCATTTGTCACGATATGCGAAAGAACGTGAGCAATGCAGCAAAGACCTGCACTTGCAAACTGGACTTTCACATCGACAAGACCTTCAAG GGAGATGTCTTTTTCTACTACGGCCTCCAAAACTTCCACCAGAACCTGCGCCGGTACATGGACTCCAGAGACGACGGGCAGACTGTTGGCAGGAAGACCAACCTGAAG AAACCAAGTTCTTATTGCAAACCATTCGCTACAAACGATAAAGGACTGCCCATTGCTCCCTGTGGCGCTGTGGCCAACAGTATCTTTAATG ATACCTTTCTTTTCAAATATCACAGGTCACCCAGTTCCGAATATTTGCTGCCCCTGTTACGGAAGGGCATCAGCTGGTACACGGACAAAAACGTCAAGTACCGCAACCCCCAGACAGACAACTTGAGCCTGGCTGAAGTCTTCCaag GCACGGTCCAGCCGCCCTACTGGCAGAAGCCCGTATACGAGCTGGACACAAATGACCCCATCAACAACGGCTTCATCAACGAGGACCTCATTGTGTGGATGAGGGAGGCGGCCTTCCCCAACTTCAAGAAGCTCTATGGCGTCTTACACCGAGCCAACAAGCCCTTCCAAAGCGGCCTTCCCAAAGGGAACTACAGTGTGGAGATAACCTACA ACTTCCCCGTGCAGTACTTCCGTGGCAGAAAGCAGGTAGTCCTGACTACGCTGAACTGGTTTGGAGGGCCCAATTGGTTCCTGCCCATCGCCTACTTGGTCACCAGCAGCCTGGTCCTACTGGCTGCCGTCACCCTCACCGTGGTCTGGTGGAAGTTTGGCAAAAATGGGAAGAACATGGAGGAGTGA
- the cmss1 gene encoding protein CMSS1 produces MGDDLGEEWWKHDSKSGCSEEAAEEEDRKTKPTEEVNVQKKSMKRKKATEKSAMPKKILKTNDQQASIIQPEEPGKSSTSSKKRKRKKKKTITDVLASAEPEPGCPADLQNLLTHYFADKRSLIELEELKLHDSFFLSCNDLTHSLSSYLKQICPKWAKVQKQHTQKSSVVLLIVCSSALRAIELIKQLTTFKGEAKAVKLFAKHIKIEEQVKLLQKGVTHIGVGTPARISALIEKDGLNLQALRFVVLDWNWRDQKLRKMMDIPEIKVDLIKLLESGVLEQCKANKVKIGLF; encoded by the exons GTTGTTCTGAGGAGGCGGCAGAAGAAGAGGACCGCAAGACGAAACCGACAGAAGAAGTAAACGTACAAAAGAAATCAATGAAGAGAAAGAAGGCAACAGAAAAATCTGCGATGCCAAAGAAGATTTTGAAGACAAATGACCAACAG GCGTCAATCATTCAGCCGGAGGAGCCTGGGAAGTCGAGTACATCCTCCAAAAAGAGAAAG aggaagaagaagaagacaattACTGATGTCTTAGCCTCCGCTGAGCCCGAACCAGGCTGTCCTGCAGACCTGCAGAACCTGCTCACACACTACTTCGCAGACAAGCGCTCCTTGATCGAGCTGGAGGAGCTCAAACTGCACG ATTCTTTTTTCCTGTCCTGCAATGACCTGACACACAGCCTCTCCTCATATCTAAAGCAGA ttTGTCCCAAGTGGGCCAAAGTGCAGAAACAGCACACACAGAAAAGTTCTGTGGTGTTGCTCATTGTCTGCAGCTCCGCCCTCCGAGCCATCGAACTCATCAA GCAGCTGACGACCTTCAAGGGAGAAGCCAAGGCCGTGAAGCTGTTTGCCAAACACATCAAG ATAGAGGAGCAGGTGAAGCTCCTGCAGAAGGGGGTCACTCACATCGGAGTGGGGACGCCCGCTCGGATCAGTGCGCTTATTGAGAAAG ATGGGTTGAACTTGCAGGCCTTACGCTTTGTGGTTCTGGACTGGAACTGGAGAGACCAGAAGCTCAGGAAGATGATGGACATTCCGGAG aTCAAAGTGGATTTAATTAAGCTGCTGGAGAGCGGGGTTCTCGAGCAATGCAaagcaaataaagtcaaaattggaCTATTTTAA